The Streptomyces sp. NBC_01775 genome includes a region encoding these proteins:
- the sucC gene encoding ADP-forming succinate--CoA ligase subunit beta — protein MDLYEHQARALFERYGVPVPPAEVAATPHAAREAALRLGADEYGVVVKAQVKTGGRGKSGGVRRADGAEAAERTARQILGMDIKGHTVRSVMLAQPVAIEDEFYVSYVLDRNAGCFLAIASAEGGMEIEEVAAARPEAVARVPVDPAEGVTAGTAARIAEAAGLPAETLPVLQRLWAVMKGEDALLVEVNPLVRTADGPVLALDGKVTLDDNARFRQTRWGEGASDEAADEELTPQEAEAAAKGLNYVKLQGEVGIIGNGAGLVMSTLDVVAGRGARPANFLDIGGGASATVMADALSVVLSDPDVRSVLVNVFGGITACDAVAEGIVLALDRVRLDKPLVVRLDGNSAEKGREILHACGHPLLEQRTTMDDAAECAARSATGTGPPASAGRVPTTAVAQAG, from the coding sequence ATGGACCTTTACGAGCACCAGGCGAGGGCCCTGTTCGAGCGCTACGGGGTGCCCGTGCCCCCGGCCGAGGTCGCCGCCACCCCGCACGCGGCACGGGAGGCGGCGCTGCGGCTCGGCGCGGACGAGTACGGCGTTGTGGTCAAGGCGCAGGTCAAGACGGGCGGGCGGGGCAAGTCCGGCGGAGTCAGGCGCGCGGACGGAGCCGAGGCCGCCGAGCGGACTGCGCGTCAGATCCTCGGCATGGACATCAAGGGCCACACCGTCCGTTCGGTGATGCTGGCCCAGCCGGTCGCGATCGAGGACGAGTTCTATGTGTCCTACGTACTCGACCGGAACGCCGGCTGTTTCCTCGCCATCGCCTCGGCCGAGGGCGGCATGGAGATCGAAGAGGTGGCGGCGGCCCGCCCCGAGGCCGTCGCGCGCGTCCCCGTCGACCCGGCCGAGGGTGTCACGGCCGGCACGGCGGCGCGGATCGCGGAAGCGGCCGGACTCCCGGCGGAGACGTTGCCAGTGCTCCAGCGGCTGTGGGCGGTGATGAAGGGTGAGGACGCGCTTCTCGTCGAGGTCAACCCCCTGGTCCGCACGGCGGACGGGCCGGTGCTCGCCCTCGACGGCAAGGTCACCCTCGATGACAACGCCCGCTTCCGGCAGACCCGTTGGGGAGAGGGGGCCAGCGACGAGGCCGCCGACGAGGAACTGACCCCGCAGGAGGCCGAGGCCGCCGCCAAGGGGCTCAACTACGTCAAGCTCCAGGGCGAGGTCGGCATCATCGGCAACGGCGCGGGGCTGGTCATGTCCACCCTGGACGTGGTCGCGGGGCGCGGCGCGCGGCCCGCCAACTTCCTGGACATCGGGGGAGGCGCCTCGGCCACGGTGATGGCCGACGCGCTGTCCGTCGTCCTGTCCGACCCGGACGTACGGTCCGTCCTCGTCAACGTCTTCGGCGGCATCACCGCCTGCGACGCCGTCGCCGAGGGGATAGTCCTCGCCCTGGACCGCGTACGGCTGGACAAACCGCTGGTCGTCCGCCTGGACGGCAACAGCGCGGAGAAGGGCCGGGAGATCCTGCACGCGTGCGGCCACCCGTTGCTGGAGCAGCGGACCACCATGGACGACGCGGCCGAGTGCGCGGCGCGGTCGGCGACGGGCACGGGCCCGCCCGCCTCCGCCGGCCGCGTCCCGACTACGGCCGTGGCCCAGGCCGGCTGA
- the sucD gene encoding succinate--CoA ligase subunit alpha, giving the protein MAIFLTAASKVIVQGMTGAEGLKHTRRMLAAGTDVVGGVNPRKAGSSVDIDGRRVPVFGTVREAKEATGAEVSVLFVPPAFARAAAQEAADAGMALAVVITEGIPVHDAVALRAYARERGTRVIGPNCPGLISPGRSVAGIIPADIAPVPGRVGLVSKSGTLTYQLMYELRGTGFSSCVGIGGDPVIGTSHIDCLAAFEADPETELIVMIGEIGGEAEERAAEFIATEVGKPVIGYVAGFTAPEGKTMGHAGAIVSGSSGTAQAKREALEAAGVAVGTTPTDTARLVLERLG; this is encoded by the coding sequence ATGGCGATATTCCTGACAGCGGCGAGCAAGGTCATCGTGCAGGGCATGACCGGCGCCGAGGGCCTCAAGCACACCCGCCGCATGCTCGCGGCGGGCACCGACGTCGTCGGCGGCGTCAACCCGCGCAAGGCGGGCAGCTCCGTCGACATCGACGGCCGCCGCGTACCGGTGTTCGGCACGGTGCGCGAGGCGAAGGAGGCGACGGGTGCCGAGGTGTCCGTCCTCTTCGTGCCGCCCGCCTTCGCCAGGGCCGCGGCCCAGGAGGCGGCCGACGCGGGCATGGCCCTGGCCGTCGTCATCACCGAAGGCATCCCCGTCCACGACGCGGTGGCCCTCCGCGCGTACGCACGCGAGCGCGGCACCCGCGTCATCGGCCCCAACTGCCCCGGGCTGATCAGCCCCGGACGGTCCGTCGCCGGGATCATCCCGGCGGACATCGCCCCCGTGCCCGGGCGCGTCGGGCTCGTCTCCAAGTCGGGCACCCTCACCTACCAGCTCATGTACGAGCTGCGCGGCACCGGCTTCTCCTCCTGCGTCGGCATCGGCGGCGATCCGGTCATCGGCACCAGCCACATCGACTGCCTCGCCGCCTTCGAGGCCGACCCGGAGACCGAACTCATCGTCATGATCGGAGAGATCGGCGGGGAGGCGGAGGAGCGCGCGGCCGAGTTCATCGCCACCGAGGTCGGCAAGCCCGTCATCGGCTACGTCGCGGGCTTCACCGCACCCGAGGGCAAGACGATGGGCCACGCCGGCGCGATCGTCTCCGGCTCCTCGGGCACGGCGCAGGCGAAGCGGGAGGCGCTGGAGGCAGCGGGAGTCGCGGTCGGCACGACGCCGACGGACACGGCCCGGCTCGTACTGGAGCGGCTCGGCTGA
- a CDS encoding aldehyde dehydrogenase family protein, whose translation MGSLPDTRTTTTTSTGTGRIPGAPEPSPLPLSLKPGTSWDEAWQRCRSVAPEAFAEDGRVRNLWRGSWHMDGDPLPATSPLDGSPLAGPPRLDAPAAHRAVRAALDQHRDWRHVPLEERRSRVAAVLDSLAQHRTVLALLLVWEIGKPWKLALADVDRAIDGVRWYAEHAGPMLEGRVPLPGPVSNIASWNYPMSVLVHAMLVQALAGNAVIAKTPTDGGLACLTLACALAVREDLPFTLISGSGGELSEALVRSEHVGCVSFVGGRDAGARVATAVADLGKRHILEQEGLNCWGVWEHSDWAGLTPLIRKSFDYAKQRCTAYPRFVVQRALFADFLEAYLPAVRAVRFGHPLAVEAPGDPLPELDFGPLINAGKARELAGLTREAIAKGAVPLHRGTLERGRFLPGQDTSAYFPPTTLLSPPPSSPLHHAEPFGPVDTLVLVDTEAELLAAMNASNGALVATLSTDDQSVYDRLAPQIRAFKTGRNKPRSRGDREELFGGYGASWRGAFVGGDLLIRAVTQGPSDERLPGNFPHYRLQPEVRAKRPAPDLATP comes from the coding sequence ATGGGATCACTGCCCGACACCCGCACCACCACCACGACAAGCACAGGCACAGGCCGCATCCCCGGCGCCCCCGAACCATCACCGCTGCCCCTCAGTCTGAAGCCCGGTACCTCCTGGGACGAGGCGTGGCAGCGTTGCCGGAGCGTCGCTCCCGAGGCGTTCGCGGAGGACGGGCGCGTCCGTAACCTCTGGCGGGGCAGCTGGCACATGGACGGCGATCCGCTGCCCGCCACCAGCCCGCTCGACGGTTCCCCGCTCGCGGGTCCGCCCCGGCTGGACGCCCCGGCCGCGCACCGCGCTGTCCGTGCCGCTCTCGACCAGCACCGCGACTGGCGCCACGTGCCGCTGGAAGAGCGCCGCTCCCGGGTGGCCGCCGTACTGGATTCGCTGGCGCAACATCGCACCGTGCTCGCGTTGTTGTTGGTGTGGGAGATCGGCAAGCCGTGGAAGCTGGCCCTGGCGGATGTGGACCGGGCGATCGACGGTGTGCGCTGGTATGCGGAGCACGCCGGGCCGATGCTGGAGGGGCGGGTGCCGCTGCCGGGCCCGGTCAGCAACATCGCGAGCTGGAACTATCCGATGAGTGTGCTGGTGCACGCGATGCTCGTGCAGGCGCTGGCGGGGAACGCGGTGATCGCCAAGACTCCCACCGACGGCGGTCTCGCCTGCCTGACCCTCGCGTGCGCGCTCGCCGTACGAGAAGATCTCCCGTTCACGTTGATCAGCGGAAGCGGCGGGGAGCTGTCCGAGGCGCTGGTGCGCTCCGAGCACGTCGGCTGTGTCTCGTTCGTGGGGGGCAGGGACGCGGGTGCCCGGGTGGCGACGGCGGTCGCCGACCTGGGCAAGCGGCACATTCTGGAGCAGGAGGGTCTCAACTGCTGGGGCGTGTGGGAGCACAGTGACTGGGCGGGTCTGACGCCGCTGATCCGTAAGTCCTTCGACTACGCCAAGCAGCGCTGCACGGCCTACCCCCGTTTCGTGGTCCAGCGTGCCTTGTTTGCCGACTTCCTGGAGGCGTACCTTCCGGCGGTGCGCGCGGTGCGCTTCGGCCACCCGCTGGCGGTGGAAGCCCCCGGTGATCCGCTTCCGGAGCTGGATTTCGGTCCGCTGATCAACGCGGGCAAGGCCCGGGAGCTGGCGGGCCTGACGCGGGAGGCCATCGCCAAAGGCGCCGTTCCCCTGCACCGGGGCACGCTGGAGCGGGGCCGTTTCCTGCCCGGCCAGGACACCTCCGCCTACTTTCCGCCCACCACCCTCCTCAGCCCGCCCCCTTCCTCCCCGTTGCACCACGCGGAGCCCTTCGGCCCGGTCGACACCCTGGTCCTGGTCGATACGGAAGCGGAACTGCTGGCGGCGATGAACGCCAGCAACGGCGCGCTGGTCGCGACGCTGTCCACCGACGACCAGAGCGTGTACGACCGTCTCGCTCCGCAGATCCGTGCCTTCAAGACCGGCCGCAACAAGCCGCGCTCGCGGGGCGACCGTGAGGAGCTGTTCGGCGGCTACGGCGCCTCCTGGCGCGGGGCCTTCGTCGGCGGCGACCTCCTCATCCGCGCCGTCACCCAAGGCCCGTCCGACGAACGCCTTCCCGGCAACTTCCCCCACTACCGCCTCCAGCCGGAAGTGCGGGCGAAACGGCCGGCTCCGGACCTGGCCACCCCGTAA